From Callospermophilus lateralis isolate mCalLat2 chromosome 5, mCalLat2.hap1, whole genome shotgun sequence, a single genomic window includes:
- the LOC143390381 gene encoding olfactory receptor 2L2-like — MENYNQTSTDFILLGLFPPSRTGLFLLALTMLIFLLASVGNPSMILLILMDARLHTPMYLLLSQLSLMDLTYISTIVPKMASTFILGNKSISFTGCGVQIFLFLTLAGAEGLLLASMAYDRYVAICFPLHYPIRMNKRVCTLMILGSWMMGSVNSCAHTVYALHIPYCRSRAINHFFCDVPAMLRLACMDTWVYEYTVFVSTTFFLMVPFTGIACSYGRVLLAVCRMHSGEGKKKAYSTCSTHLTVVTFYYIPFAYTYLRPTSLRSPAEDKILAVFYTILTPMLNPIIYSLRNKEVIGALRRVLHRIWSMKM, encoded by the coding sequence ATGGAAAATTATAATCAAACGTCAACTGATTTCATCTTGCTGGGATTGTTCCCACCATCGAGAACTGGCCTTTTCCTCTTGGCACTCACTATGCTCATCTTCCTACTGGCTTCCGTTGGCAACCCGTCCATGATCCTGCTCATCCTCATGGATGCCCGTCTCCACACACCCATGTACCTCCTCCTCAGTCAGCTCTCCCTCATGGACCTCACTTACATCTCCACCATTGTCCCGAAGATGGCTTCCACTTTCATCCTGGGAAACAAGTCTATCTCCTTCACTGGATGTGGGGTTCAGATCTTCCTCTTCCTCACTCTAGCAGGTGCAGAGGGACTGCTGCTGGCATCTATGGCCTATGACCGTTATGTGGCTATTTGCTTTCCTCTCCACTATCCCATCCGCATGAACAAAAGAGTGTGTACGCTCATGATATTGGGGTCTTGGATGATGGGCTCTGTCAACTCCTGTGCTCACACTGTATATGCTCTGCATATCCCTTATTGCAGATCCAGAGCCATCAATCATTTCTTCTGTGATGTCCCTGCCATGCTGCGTCTGGCCTGCATGGACACTTGGGTCTATGAGTACACAGTGTTTGTGAGCACCACCTTCTTTCTCATGGTTCCATTCACGGGTATTGCATGTTCTTATGGCCGGGTTCTCCTTGCAGTCTGCCGCATGCACTCAGGGGAAGGGAAGAAGAAGGCCTACTCCACCTGCAGCACCCACCTCACTGTGGTGACCTTCTACTACATACCCTTTGCTTACACTTATTTACGCCCAACATCCCTCCGCTCCCCAGCAGAGGACAAGATTCTGGCTGTCTTCTACACCATCCTCACCCCAATGCTCAACCCCatcatctacagcctgaggaacaaggaGGTGATTGGAGCCCTGAGAAGAGTCCTTCACAGAATTTGGTCCATGAAAATGTAG